Genomic window (Spirosoma sp. KCTC 42546):
ACAAACGACAGGATGGCATAGGACACATGCGGCCTGGTTTGCCCATTGTAGGTAGGCATCTCAAACGGCTCAGCCTTGGGCGTTAATTGCACCGTAGCCGTTACCTGATAGGTGGAGTCGGGAGCGTAAAACTGGATATACGCCAAATCCTCCTGCGCTTTTAATGGACCACCCGCCGATACCAGTAAATCCTTTTTATAGGTTTCGCGGTGTTTGGCGAGCTGTTCAGCAAAAGGCGCCTGGGCCAGAGCAGCCGTTGTCAGTAAGGTTGTGAACAAAAGGAGCAGGAGCCTCATAATTTTATAGTTTTTGTAATTCCGAAAGGTAGGAATCACAAAAATACGTCATGGTAAGGGCGTCGTCAGAATAGCCAGACAGGTTTTTATTCCCGTCCGTAAATTCCCCAACCGCAGGTTTTCGTTCGGGCTGTGCTGATTGTTATCCATGTTCACTAACGGCACAATGACCGCCGGAACTTTCAACGCCTGAATGAACGGAACCACGGGTACGGTGCCTCCCATAATTCGGATGATGACAGGGTCTTTACCAAAGCTGCTCGTAACCGCTTTCCGCAGCCAGCTACCCATCGGTTCGTTGATATTGGTACGGAAAGCAGGCGTTCCAGCATTACCTTCGAAGAACACGATTTGGCTATACTTCAGCCGTTCTTCGGACGTTGGCACGTGATCCAGTACGGTGAAGCCCTGTTTTTCAATGTGTTTACGAACCAGCTCAACCATCCGTTTGCCATCCGTTTCGGGCACCAGCCGAATATCGAAACTGGCTACGGCTTCTTCCGGAATAATGGTACCAGACCCTTTCCCCACCACGGCAGCCTTCATACCCCGAATGTTCAGCGATGGATACTGAAGCGACTCCTGATAGTTAGCACCCACTTTCTCTTCGTCGGCAATCAGCAAGGTTTTGTTGATGTCCTGTTTATTATCGGGCACGGCGGCCATGATTTTTTTGGTGGCATCGTCAAACGTAATCCCATCGTAGAAACCCGGGATCAGCACCCGCCCCTGCTCATCTTTCATGGACGTAATCAACCGGGCCAGTCGAAAGGCCGGATTGGGTGAGTAATTACCAAAATGGCCGCTATGCTGCTGCGTGATGGCCCCATAGGTTGTCATGGTGAAACCAGCATTGCCCCGGCACCCAAAGGTCAGGGTCGGGATATTGGACGAATGCATGGGGCCATCCATGACAATCATGTAATCGGCCTTCAATTTCTCTTTGTAGGAATCCAGCGCGCTTTTTAAGCCTGCCGAACCTTTTTCCTCCTCCGTATCGATAATAATCTTGATGTTAAAAGGTGGAGTCTGTCTCTCGGCCTGCGCAATGTCGAGGGCATTCAACATCATAATGATCGGCCCTTTATCGTCTGAGGTAGAGCGACCAAACAGTCGCCATTCATCGTTGACAACCGTTTTCGGCAGATCCCCCCCCAATTCTTTATAGTCACCGGTGCTCGTTTTTTCTTTGAATACCGTCACCCACGGATCTTTCTGATTCCATTCGGTAGCCCGTACGGGTTGGCCATCTAAATGAAAATAGAACAGAACCGTTTGTGTTGCCTTCGGGATGGATTTCTCCGCTAAAAACAGCGGCAAATGCGTGGTCTTGAGTACGGTTGTCTGAAAGCCTCGTTTCGCGAACGCTTTTTCGGTCCAGGCAATATTTTTGTTAATATCCTCCGCATTGACCGCATCATTTGGGAGCGACACATAATCGCTGAGTTCATCGAGAGCAGGCCATAGCTGTTTCTCAACCAGCGCGTCCATTTTAGTAACGCTCAGTTTTTGGGCCGAAACACCCAGTGATAACTGAAGGCAGGCTAACCCAAAAACAAGTCGTATAAAAAGTCTATTGAGCCGGTGTGTTTCTGTCTGCAACGGATTGATTTTTCTGGTAGCCATGGTAAGATGTAGTGTCAGTTCGCTCTATAGCTAAATACGGCAACCCAGCCGACAATACCAATTAATCTACCTCTAATACCTATTTACACAATATAAAATAGTAGATTATCCACAAAAAGAAAAACACTACTCAACTTCTATGTACTCATCGTCTGGCCGCCCCTTATGCATCATGGGGAATGTAGTTGATTCTCAGGGACGTGAATCCGTTAAAACGATTCTTGTTCAAAACGGTCAAATCAAGACGATTCAGCATGGCAAAGTACCACTCTCACTTCCGGATTTGATTCTACTGGAACTGGCTGATGATGAAGTTATTTTTCCGGGTCTGATCAATTTACATGTCCATTCAGAGTACAATATTTTCCCACTCTGGCAAAGCCCAGCGGTCTGGAGCAACCGGTATCAATGGCGAAACAATGAGCAATACCTTCGGGAAATAAAAAGCTTTAAAGACTACATTGAATCGCGTTGGGTAAACGATTATCTGGGCTTTGTGCAGCCCATAGTCCAGTCGCTTACGAAGGAAAAGGCAGAACCGGCAACGGCTGTTTCGATGGCCTCGGCCATCAGCGAAATCCAGAAAATGTACGGCGTTGTTACTGAATTACAGGCCGTAGCGGGCGGCACTACGCTCCTTCAGCAAACCATTAAGTTAGAAAATAACGGCAGCCTGCCGAGCTTCATCGTTCGGAATACCGGCGCTCCTCAGGAACTAGGGCTTCCGGTTACGAAAAAGGTATTTTCCGTGGTCGATTTTGTCAGGCCAGGCCCGAATTTCGATCCGTCCGGCAGCCCCTTACAGGCCAATGATGATACCTCTGGCTGGCCCATGATGCGCCACCCGAGTTTCGATGATTTTCTGCAATCCGTTCAAAACGGCAATAACCGATTTTATGCATCCATCGCACATATTGCCGAAGGACGATCAGGCTATCTTCAACGTGGAAAACCCGATGGATTCAGCCGGCGGGAGTTTACTGAGTTTCGGAAAGCGCTCGCGCAACTCCATAATCCTGAGTTCCTGAAAACGGCTCATCTGACCTTAACCCATGCCTGTGGCTTAGATTATTCCGACCCGACCACCCTCGATTTCCTGCGCGACAATCACATCAGCATCGTTTGGTCGCCGGTATCCAATCTGATTCTCTATCGCGATACAATCCCCATAAAAACGCTGCTCGATCACGGCATTAACGTGTGCCTGGGCTCCGACTGGGCACCCAGCGGTAGTAAGCATGTTTGGGATGAACTGAAGTTTGCCCGACATTTCTGCGATGCGGTATCCCTCGATATCAGTAATGCACAACTATTGGCCATGGTTACCCGAAATCCAGCCGAAGCGCTGGGCCAGGCAAAAGCCGGAGCCATTGAAACAGGCTACAACGCCGACTTCTTCATTTTACGCAAGCAATCGGCCCGGCAACCCGCGTTAGATGCATTGCTAACAGAGGATGACCATTCGGTACGGTCTACCATTGTGAATGGCCGGATTATCTACGGCGACGAAAATCTGTTTGTGGATACGTTAGCTGTCGATTACCAGCGCATTCCAGCCACGGAAGGCACTGCGGCTGCCCAAAAAGTAGTAAGTATCAACTCAGCCCTGAACATTGATCTAATGAAGTCCCTCACTCAGGTCGATTCGCTGATGCACCGTTTCGCTACGGAGACCTTGCAGTTACCGCAACTCCGGCGCACCCGCCTACTCTCCTCCGACGACCATTTCTACCAGGTACGAATCAAACTTGTGAAGACGTATTTAGCGGATTTGCTGAAATGAGTTCAATCTTGCTATGGGTTATACACTTTCCGTAAACTATCTGCATAAGCCTCCGTATGCGTTTTAGCCAGCAATTCGTAGCCCTGATCAATTAACTCCTGATAGGTAAGCTCTTCGTTCTTCACCCCATGCTTGGTATTTTCGGCAACTGCCTGAGCGCATAACTCATGGTTGATGGAATCGTTTTTAGGTTTCGATCCCACCCGAATGTCGTACCACATGGTTGTGCTATTGTATTTTTTGTCCAGCGGCTGCTGACCGCACCCAATCAGGCTCAAGACAAGCAGGGGCATTACCAATACTTGGGTAAGTTTCTTCATGATGGCAAGTTACGATATAAGGAAACCCAGTGGTAATCGGCGTCTAAGTCCATGAGGTAAACAAAAGCCCTTAACGAACCTACTGAATAAGTCCAGCAAGGGCCAAATCATACACTTGTAGCTTCTTATTGAGCAGGCCGTTTTTTCTGCTCCGCAGGCGATACGATCAAATCGAAATTGCATACTAAAAAGATAGTGTTTTAAAGCAAAATAATCTTTGGTGGCTCAATAATTGTGAAAACGCTGGACGAAAGAGTATTTCTTCTGCAACTAACAATAAAAGGCAATTCTTGCAAAGTCACCCTTTGTGAAATAAAAAGCCCCGAACTAGCGAGGCTGTAAATGTTAACAATTCTTGGCTATCCAGTCAGTAAAATCCCGCTTAAGAACACCCATCGAACGTAGATTAGAGAAGATATGATTGATTGGTATTTCCTTTTTCGAACCCCAGAATATAATCGATCTGGTACAATTTGGACAACGCCATTTTTCGTGAGAAGCCTCTGTAGATTTATATGTACAACCTTTAAATTTAAGAAAAGATATCCAGCAGGATACCTTAATTGAATCCATTGCCCCCATTATGCAGTGACGTATTTTTCTTCAATAACCGTCTCTGCCGGAAGATTAAAGGTATCCTTAATTGTGTTAGTATCCAGAAACTGAATATTTCTTAACTGCTTGGTTAGGAATGGTTTTCGCACCCAACCATACTGGCGCAATTCGATATACAAGTCAGATTCTGGCAAATGCATAAGGTTATCAATATAATCTTTTAGGACAATGTCCATAAGCATATGTCTAGCCTCTTCATCTGTATCGCCATAGCCTGTAAGATTTAAAGATGGTATATAATTCATAAAGAACTCACCGTCTTTAAAGCTAACTAGTCTTAACTCAGCCTGAAATCTCCTTTCACTCTTAGTTCTATTTATTTTTATATGCTCCTCTGGATGTTTTTTTTCCATGACAATGCTGATTTAAAGGCACTTATCCTACAGAAGAACGTAACAACTTTACGTTCTTCTGCAAAAAGATCAACATTGCAATCTAATTGAAAGTTTTGATACTATTACAAATCGTTATAAACACGATTTGGTTAGTAAATTATTAAGTGGGCCGTTTCCAAATTAGTGGATCAAGGCTGATTTGCCAATCACGGTATACGCTTGGGTTTGGGCTATCAGGGCTTTGCCACAGATTATACCTGTCAGGGAGTTAAGTTGCTAATACTCAAACGTTGCAATGCGTGGTTAATAGCTAATCCTAACCCCATATTAACACAACTCCCGGCCATGTCAAGCACAGCCGGGAGTTATCAATTTTCAATATATCAACCTAAACTACGATCCACACATCTCGCAACCTTCTGGGTCATCGAGTGAGCAGGTCATGGCGGCATATTGCTGTTCCAGATCCGTTACCATCGGTACGGGCTGGGGCGTCGTGTTTTGGGCGTGCTCCTTGGCGTACTGTACGTAATCGAGGGGTTTCTCTACCGTAACGGCTTCGGTTAGGACTGCTTCCAGTTGAGGCTCGGCCTGTGGCTGTACCACGGTGAACTTCACGGCATCGGCAGCGGCCTTCGTACGGAGGTAATACATACCTGTTTTCAGACCCGCTTTCCAGGCGTAGAAGTGCATGGACGTCAGCTTGCCGAAGTTAGAATCCTGAATGTGGATGTTCAGCGACTGCGACTGGCAGATGTACGCGCCCCGATCGGCGGCCATGTCGATGATGTGCTTCTGCTTAATCTCCCAAACCGTTTTGTAGAGGTCTTTGATATTCTGCGGAATATTCGGAATCGCCTGTACCGAGCCGTTGGCCAGAATCAGGTTATTCTTCATGGCATCGTTCCATAGACCCAGCTTCACGAGGTCTTTGAGCAGGTGCTTGTTCACAACAACGAACTCGCCCGACAATACGCGACGGGTGTAGATGTTACTCGTGTACGGCTCGAAACACTCGTTGTTACCCAGAATCTGCGAGGTCGATGCCGTTGGCATGGGTGCCAGCAGCAGCGAGTTCCGCACACCATGTTCAACAACGTCTTTCCGCAGACTTTCCCAATCCCAACGATTCGACTTAGGCTTAACACCCCACATATCGAACTGGAA
Coding sequences:
- a CDS encoding M20/M25/M40 family metallo-hydrolase; translated protein: MATRKINPLQTETHRLNRLFIRLVFGLACLQLSLGVSAQKLSVTKMDALVEKQLWPALDELSDYVSLPNDAVNAEDINKNIAWTEKAFAKRGFQTTVLKTTHLPLFLAEKSIPKATQTVLFYFHLDGQPVRATEWNQKDPWVTVFKEKTSTGDYKELGGDLPKTVVNDEWRLFGRSTSDDKGPIIMMLNALDIAQAERQTPPFNIKIIIDTEEEKGSAGLKSALDSYKEKLKADYMIVMDGPMHSSNIPTLTFGCRGNAGFTMTTYGAITQQHSGHFGNYSPNPAFRLARLITSMKDEQGRVLIPGFYDGITFDDATKKIMAAVPDNKQDINKTLLIADEEKVGANYQESLQYPSLNIRGMKAAVVGKGSGTIIPEEAVASFDIRLVPETDGKRMVELVRKHIEKQGFTVLDHVPTSEERLKYSQIVFFEGNAGTPAFRTNINEPMGSWLRKAVTSSFGKDPVIIRIMGGTVPVVPFIQALKVPAVIVPLVNMDNNQHSPNENLRLGNLRTGIKTCLAILTTPLP
- a CDS encoding amidohydrolase family protein; its protein translation is MYSSSGRPLCIMGNVVDSQGRESVKTILVQNGQIKTIQHGKVPLSLPDLILLELADDEVIFPGLINLHVHSEYNIFPLWQSPAVWSNRYQWRNNEQYLREIKSFKDYIESRWVNDYLGFVQPIVQSLTKEKAEPATAVSMASAISEIQKMYGVVTELQAVAGGTTLLQQTIKLENNGSLPSFIVRNTGAPQELGLPVTKKVFSVVDFVRPGPNFDPSGSPLQANDDTSGWPMMRHPSFDDFLQSVQNGNNRFYASIAHIAEGRSGYLQRGKPDGFSRREFTEFRKALAQLHNPEFLKTAHLTLTHACGLDYSDPTTLDFLRDNHISIVWSPVSNLILYRDTIPIKTLLDHGINVCLGSDWAPSGSKHVWDELKFARHFCDAVSLDISNAQLLAMVTRNPAEALGQAKAGAIETGYNADFFILRKQSARQPALDALLTEDDHSVRSTIVNGRIIYGDENLFVDTLAVDYQRIPATEGTAAAQKVVSINSALNIDLMKSLTQVDSLMHRFATETLQLPQLRRTRLLSSDDHFYQVRIKLVKTYLADLLK